The nucleotide sequence GTGCCGGCGATTAATGCCGAGCTGTCAAGggcgcagaaggccaggcggcggcGTGCGCGGGCGGTCAAGCGGTAGCGTGCGTAGGCGGGCGGCAGGCGGTGGCGTGTGAATCGGCGCCGCCCGCGGACCGACGCCGCCGACGGGACGTCTGACTGCGCTGGCGTTAATGGATTCGCACGTCGTATCGCGCCGGATTAATGTATTAATCTAATTAGGGTTTAGTACCTGTGGGCCCGTCCTCCTCCTCACGCGGCGTACACCGCCCACGTATGGGCACGGGCGTACAGCGGGCCATACGGCCACGTACGGTCATGCGTCTCGCTACGCCGCGGTACGTCGCCCCAAACTTAATTTTCCATCCTACCCCTACTCACTTATCCTCACGAAGGGGTATCTTCTAATCTCGACCGTTGATGTGTCCAGAAAGGTTGTACCGAAGAAGTGCTCTCGCCATACTTGAGAAGACCGACGATGAACATCAAGATGGAGGCTGCCCGAAGCAAGCTCCCAGTACTACTGGCAATGAAAACATACTTGTAGAGTACATAGCTAGCTCCCAAGGTTTCCACAACAAGCGTGAGCAGGTGCCGATCCCAGAGCCGACTATCCTCGATTGCGTACGCGGTGATGCTGTCCGGACCACCCAAATGCACCAACAGAAGCGGTGCCCAGAAGGCCACCAGCTGGTGCTTCCCTGTCGGATTGCAGCCATAGGAAAATAGGTTTTAAAGAGCAAATAATCACTGATTCTACACTATTAATCAGTAATTTAGCAGCAAACCTCAGATGTTAGGGGGGCCAGGCCCCCGTCTCCGCCACTGTTGAGCAGTTGTACTTCCTCTCTCATGTTAGCAACTGCTATTAGCAGTTGCCATTTTGTCTCACACATTAGCAAGGACAATCGTGCATTCACCATTCCTCTAGGCATGCTATTATTCTTACATTGCACTTGTTTCGTTTTTCTCCAGAAGATGACTGCTGTCAGCTTGACAACCAAAATGCACTCAATGAAGATTTTGGTTCTTGACTCTATTGGCTTAATCTGGGTGTGGTTGTTGACTTCTTGAAGTGCTTCCCCTGCTTGGAGAAGCTCTATGTGATTGTGAGTACTCATATTTATTGCTAGAAATGTCAAAACAACATTGGTTCAAAATTATGATCTAGTGAGTACTAGTACTTAGCTGCCAAATTGTTAAAAACTATCTTTATATCATATATTTTTCTATCCCCAGTTGAATCGGCACAAGGAGGTAAATTATGTGTGGAAGCATGGTCCATTGGATCCAGTTCGATGCCTTGAGCTCCATCTAAAGAAAATGGTGTTggcgggcgactcgggcggcggcgcggcttccctcctcctcttccccttcctgcCCTTCCCCACCCTTGCCGCCGTCCGCAGCCGCTGGGGCAAAGCCCCTCGCAGTGGCTGGCGGCGGGGCCCCTCTCTCCGCCGTGCGGGGTTGGCCGGTGCGCGGGGCTCGGTGGTGCGGCGGTGGTGGCTCCCCGCGGCGTGCGTGCGTGCGGCGGCGTGGTGGGCgaccgcggcggcgtggcggctgcgtgcccgtggcggcggcggtggttcggaTCTGGCCACGGGCTGCTGCGGGCGGATCTGGTGGATCCCTTCTCTACGTGCTCTGGCTCGGCCTCCCTTTCCTCTGTCGGGGCCGGAGGTGGGCTAGAGCTGGTGGAGGTGGGGGCGCGCCGGCCAGATCTGACGCGACATTTCCGGCAGGGAGCGCGGGTTGGGGCAGCGGCCGGGCGTGGCTGTTGCTCCGGCCATGGGCGGCAACGCGAGGAGATCCGGGGGTGGTGGCCTCCCGGTGGCGCGGCGGCTACACGGTGGCCGGCGGCTCTGGCCGCAGTGGCGGCCGGCTTATCCGGCGTCAGATCGTCTGCGGTCAGGTCGTTTTGACCTTTGCTTCACCTCCTCGTTGTCCAGGCTCTGCTTGCCTCGATGGGCTGGCCCGCTCCCAGCTATCGGCCATCGCTCGTctcgcggccggtgtcgcgggacCGAGCtctctcgcgcccggcagcaggattgagctcgtctcgcgcccggagGCAAgatcgagctcgtctcgcgcccggtgctgcAGGACGGGGCGATGGTGGCCTGTTGaggccggcctattgggtctcgatGCTGGGGGGCACTCAGGGGTGCGAAAGGCTGggcctttccgctcgtctctttggttgggtaGCGAtgggtctcgggtgaggtggtgtcttggtcttggatgccggggtggcggccctggtggtggtagcacggtgctcatgggcagagcccgtggcttggtgctgcccggctgccatggccgtgtgggcggcgtggtggccagggtgtggcgttcggtggcggtgagtgttggccggggtgaaaacttGTTCTATCCTCGGACGGACCGGCAACGCTGAAGctcattcccttcttgaaggcgtcgtcgcggctctcattgcccgttgTGTTGCTCCAGGGAAAACTCTGACCCTctggtcgggcggcggcggtgttccggtgtcgtatccttcctgaagacGCCGCCTTGGAGTCCACGGTTCgtcgtatgcggcttcatctcttcgtaGATAGGGGTGGTGGTGTTGCGCTCAGTGCCTATGTATCGTGCCTTGTGTGTGTGCGTCTAAggtggcgtgcgtttgtaccgTTGTGTCGATGATCTTtgtttatatataaagcggggcgaaagcctttttcggtaaaaaaAGTGGTGTTGAAGAATTACAATGGTGACAGGAGGGCATTTACTAACCTTGCTAAGTTCTTTATTTTGAATTTAAAAGTGCTGAAAGAAATGGAAATCGGATTCTTTCACATTGGCAACGACGAGTGAGTGCGTTCTCAACATAGGCAGCTACAAGTTCAGAACAGAGTTTCTCAAGACGCTCGAATTGAACTAAAAGATGACATGGACCTGAAATTCACTGACCACGTGCATACCCATAATTTGTCAATTGCTGATCCCTTTGACAACTCCTTGTGTGGATGCTCCAAGTGTGTTAGGTAGCCCTTCTGAAGATTTTGTCACCGTCTGTCCATAGCCAAAAGAAAGCGGCCGCCCTTGCTTGTCTGTCTAGTGTTGTCACACCCTTATGACGCTCTACAGAATGGTCTACTCACTTCCGGAATGGTATGATTTGTACTGACTCTGGAGCAACCCAGGATTGAGGAGGTGGTGCCTGAGCCAAGGATTAAAATTGATTTTGCAAATGTACAAGACCCTTGAATATTACTAGTTTTTTGTGTGTTATGCTTAGTTCGTACTTGTTGTTTCTACTCTGCTCAAAGTCATATTGTAAGCTTAGACCATGTGTAGGCTACAAGCCTACAACTAATATATTTGTGTCTCTACCTCTTGCTTTGATGAAAGAACATAGTCTTGTATTTCTTCGTTTAAAAGAGTGCAGTGTAAAGTTTATTTCCTGGCATGCAATTCATTACAACTTTGTTAGCAGGTCATTGAGACCACCTGTAGACTACAACCAATATCCGCAAACTTGTCTGCTAGTTTAGTCAGGAATGTATGGTTGGTTCACCGAATTCATTTCTTTCACAGATTTTAAATTTGATATCTTGCGTTTATACCATTCTTCTATTCTCATAAAAGAAAACGAAGTAAAATTTATATTATATTTTCCTGTGTTAATTTAAGGTGGATTTACTCTGTATTTTTTTGGGTTTCATGACCTCATTCTGTCATAAATTGCTATATTTACATGGCTGAATCGATAGCATGGAGCAATTGGTTATTGTGTTTAGATGATTGATTCCGCTGGTTTTTTTATCCCCATCCATTTATTTGTTGACATGGCACATGAAGATTGCCTGATGGGGTTTACACTCATCCAGTGGATGATTTTGGCTATGGATTATCAAAAGATGAAAGTTACGAAGAAAGCAGCTTATCAAGCGATGTAGTAAATTTATTTTGTCTTGCTTTTATGTGGTTGCCGTACTTTTTTTGGCTTCTTCAGGAAAGAGATGCTTCTCCTGTTTCCCTTTCTGTTCACACATACCAAAAATGGGAAACTTTCATCGACTTTGTTTTATTTAAGAGATTCTATTTTCGCTGATCGTCCCCTTCTTTTACCAATCTGCTGTTAAATCATTAAGGGAGATTTCTCAAAATTTTGCAAGGAGTCAGATGTGTTTTTCATTTGATGCATTTTTTCTTGAAAAAATAAATGTTGCAGTGCATTTGGATGTATTTTTTTCATTAttaatcattatttatttattttcttattcagATTAAAAGGTTAAATGTACACAGCTTTGGTAGAGATGTTTTCTCTGGTTATCCAATCATGCATTTTCATGGGTTTCCAGTCTTTGGCCTTTGCGTTTCTTTAGTCATCACCCGTCGTTGTTCATTACATTACATTCCTTCATTCCTTCATCACTCGTTGTTTCTCAAGCACCTATATTCTGGTGTTAATGTCTGAATTTTGTCGGGGCCAACTTACCAGAAGATTACATTGATCGATTACATTAATCGAGCACCCGGACTGAATAACCAACCAACCTTTTTGCAACAATCGAGCAGTCTGCAGTAGCTCTGAGAGAGAAAATATGTTTGCTTGAATGTTTCAGAGCTGCATTCAGACGAAAAATGGCATGTTCGGTCCCAGTGCAGGACCTAGTGAGTATCATTTTCCAGGTGCTGCGATCCAATGTGACGATGTGCCGTGCTGAGCAACTAACCGATCCAGGGACCAACCTGACAGCTGCATCTACATGCCAAGAAGCTTTGACTCGAGAGAGAAATCGCTTTCATCCACGCTGACAGAGAAGACAATAGCCCAGATGCATGTGCAACCAAACCAAACAGCTCTCAACTTGTGCCGAAGCGAAGTCACTCTGACACTGAATAACCCAAGTCAGTCACAAGCGACACAACTCCATGATGACAGTCAGACAACAATAGCCTGAATGCATGCACGCCCAAACCAAATACTAGCTCTAAAACTTTTGCCAACCGGCACGTATACTACACACGATCGATCAGCCCCAATTGAATGCAGAGAAATCACAGAAGATACAGAGCTCAGTTCGGTCTCCGTAAATCATATGCAAACAATAACAGAGTTTCATTACGACAGGAGTTAAATAGAATTCCCAAGGTTCCCCAGCAGCGAATAAAAAACACATCTACTAATGTCTGTTCTACTTATTAATCAAGAAACCCAACAAGACGGGGGAGGCTGGCGATCAGATTTAGGAAAGGAATATAGCTCGCACAGTCGCACTACAGGCAAAGCACCTTGAATGCATCATCTAATCACACAAATTCGCTTGGGGAATCTGGTATCTCCATAGGAATACATGGTGAATCAAATGCTGGTAGCCGGCCAGTTGAGTTGCAGACTTGCAGTAAGTAGCAGGAAAGGAATGGATAACCGTGTAGCTCTCCAGATGCATGCAGGACTTGAGTTGGATCCACCAACTGCTGTTCAACTGATGTTTCTTATTGTTTCAGAACGACGGATGCACAACACAGTTTAGACAACTGTTACCCGTAGGAATGAGTAAAATTAACCATGATCATTTGAATTACCGGGATAAGGCAGCTAGTTCTTGGTGGCCGGTATCTCCATCGGACACCTTAATAGCTCAATAGCTCAATCTTTTCCACCCTCTTTCTGTCTTCTGCGATGGCCTCTTCCCATTCCTTTTCATCCTTAAACATGCCATGTTCATTGACTCTACGGACACGAATCTCGCAGTCGGAGTGCAAGTTGATTGCTTTTTCAATGGAAGACTCCAAAGCCTCCACCTTGGCTGGAGCTGCTCTGTAACAATCAAATTCGACCTCGAGGTGTGCAAGGCCTGAAAAATGCTCGGCACCCAAGTATGCAAAAAAGTCGGACACCACCCACATTGCGCTCAAGTCAAGACGGAGCTGTCGGAGTGCTGCCACAGCATCCGGTTCAAATGTTAGCCGCAGTCCATTTGTTGGTTCCAGGAGAAAAGCAGGATGTAAGACTGACGTATATTTGAACTGCAGCACCTTTAGCAGTTTGAATCCATTACTACCCACGGTCAGCTTTTCGATGACCCCTGTAACGCATAGCTGAAGATGGGCCATAGAAGGCATGCCCATGAGGACTTGGAGACCCTCATTATCAAATTTCTGGACCATTATGGATAGCTTCACGAGATTCTTGAGGGAGGCCATTCCCTTGGGAACCATTCCAATCTGTGGCCAAATTTTAAGAACTTGGAGGCATGGGTTACAGAACAGACGTTCGGCTATCTCTGCATTAGTATAAAGATAGCGAAGGTTGCATTTGCCCAACTCATTTACTTCCTCCGCAAATCTCACTGGGTCGTCAGTTTCGTGGACGCGTAACTCCTCCAAGGCCTGCAGACTCCGGAACCCACTTGTACGTAATTGTGTTTCATTAGATACAAATAGGCGTACCAATTTCTGCAACTGCGCCACTGTTGATGGCAGTCTTGTAAGCGAATAACAGTGTCTCAAATCGAGAGTCTCTAAGTGCTGCAGCTTTCCGATTTCACCAGGAAGCTCAGTAAACCTAGAACGGCCAATTCTCAAATACCTCAGCTGACGCGAACTACCTATATGTTTTACATGCTTGTTTTCCAACCGTTTACATCCAAAAAGATCCAACACCCGCAAAGCATGGAAGTCCACAAGATGGGGAATCTGCTCAACAGGACAAAATGTAGTCAGCGAGCGAACATGTAACTTGGTTTCTGTGACTGCACAAACTGCACCTTGATGCTTTCCGCCACTAGCTTGTACGGACAGACGACGAATCTTCCTGGGACAAGAATTGCGTACGCGTCCATTTAAAACAGTGGCAAAATTCTCTTCATCTGATAAAGATATGATAAGGTCAAGCACCATATCATGGACTCGACAATATTTCACAATACCATTATCATAAATGTCAATTGGCTGGATCATATTTCTGTTAACGAGTTCATTGATACAGTTCTCTGCTACCTCATCCAAACGTCCCCATCGTCTATCAAGGAATCCTTCGGCCATCCATTTCCATTTCAGTTCTTCACAGTTGATCTTGTAGTCCTCTGGATATATACACAAGTACAACAAACAAGTCTTCAAATGGTGTGGAAGATCCCAGTAACTAAGTAATAGTATATCTTTCATCCCTTTTAAGTTCCCATCATTATCAAGCGAAGGACCGGTGCCAATGGAATCTTGCAGTCTCTCCCATTCATCCTTCTTCTTATGTGTCTTATTGGCAAGCAAACTTGCAAATGTAACAATAGCCAGTGGCAGGCCGCCACATTTTCTTAAGATCCTAGTAGAAACTTCTTCTAGTTCAGAAGGACAGGGATCATCCGAGGAGAAAATTCTCTTAAAGAACAATTTTCGAGAAGCATCATCATCTAGAGGTACCATTTGATAGGGTTGACCGCCGGAGTTGGAACAACACTGATTAGCTACACCGGTAATGCGTGTAGTAGCAATTATTCTGCTACCATTGTTATTCTCAGGAAATGCTGCCTTGACTAGTTTCCAATCTTGTTCTTTCCATACGTCATCAACAACAATGAAGTATCTGCATTCAATTTGTGCATCATTAAGCATTTCCAATGATGACTTGCACTAGCAACTTGTATTAGCCATAAATATTTTTTTACTTAATAATTTTTCAGTAACCTCTTTGGCATCAATCAAAGTACTAgctccgtcctgatttattagcCCCCCTCGTATTTAGGGTCATAATGTGACCATAATTTTAACTAATACTTTATGACATGcattagaaactatgttcaaaACGAATCCTAAAACTAGACGCGAGTACtactaactactccctccattccaataaCTAAGTATAGGAGGAACGGAGGGAATACTGCCATTAATTCGATCTAcaagtttctttctttctttaaatAGTTCTTCCCTACCATCCAAGTATAGGAGGAATGAATCATTGCTAGGTATAGACAATAATAAATACAAACAAAACGAAATAATGTAAGAGTACCTCTTTTCGTTCAAGATTTGTGTGGTTTTACGGGATAGTCGGTTTATGTTCCAACCCTCCGACTGACATCCTTTATCATCGATTTGCGACAAAATATCCTTCAAGAGCGTCTGGAGATCAATAGAGCGTGACACCGACACAGAAGCTCGGCATTCGAAATCTTTTCCAACCTTGCGAAACACCTCCATGGCCAGGGTCGTCTTCCCCAACCCACCGGACCCAACAATCGGCACCACTTTCAGCTCCATACTCTCATCCATCAACAAGGCAGTAACTTGCTTCACTCGATCGTCCATTGCCACCAAGCCCTTGACCTCCTCGTGGAGCGTGCTTATCCATGGATCTATCTCCACCGTCCTTGTTGCACTGTAGTAATTCTCATCAAGCTTGTACCTAGCACCATTTTTTGACAATAAGAACTTAATCAATCTCCATGTAGCATCGAGAAATAGCTCATACAACCCCAAGAGTACGTAGGAAGCTTATACCTGCCACGCCGCTCGCTTTCCTCCATCACGCGAGCTTTGAGCTCTTTGATCTGGGTCGCGATGTCATGGCGCGCCCACAGAGTCTTGAGCCGGCGGGCCGTCCTCTtcatgaactttggtttggcaccTCCGTTTCCAAGCCGGTCCATGAAGCGGTCGATGCAGTCTTCCATGTCGTAACTGAGGTCGCGCACGTTGTCTCTCCAACCCTTTGCCGGGCCATCGAGTTTCTCCATGCCCGCCAGTGTCTCCAGCAAGATTTGCATCCTGCCGAGTTCACGCTTTAGGAAGTCGATCTGCTTGCGGATACCCGTGAGCAGCTTATACTTGTCGCTGAGCAAGGTAGTAAGCTTGACGAGGAGGGAGTTTATCGCCCCCGTCCCGATGCTCACCCCCGCCATATTCTTTGATGAATGAAGGAAGGTAGACAAGTTCTTAGGAAGAGAAGCTGCTGCCGAACGAGTGCTATGGATGGGCTTGTTTGGTGGAGAAGCAATGGCGCTGGGCACTAACCGTAATGGTTGGATTGGACAGTTCTACCGTGCTGAGTCCTCCTTGATGGAGAAGCTAGGCTAGTTGTTGCGTGCATTATTGGTGTGGTTGGGTGGTGGAAGGACGACCGTTCTTTCGGTGAAGCTGGCCTCAAATGGTGACCACGCAACATTGATCTCGATGTAGACTGGATGGCGGAGAACCTTCGTTGTGTGTCGGCAACGAAATGTACCAACATTTCAATGCAGACGCGTGGGTGGACTATTCAACTTTAGGACCGAGGCTTTCATCGCATTTTCGTTAGGATCTGAATCATAGAAAAATTTCAATAGTTTGATTGACGTAATTGGTACCCATACAAAACAAGATTCACATGATTGATTTTTTTTTCAGAAAGATTCAGATGCAAAATTTGATTTAATTTATCACGATGGAACCATAATCTTACACAAAAATGACATCAACAATAATATTCCGTGCTTCCCTTCTTGGTGAAAGTCCGCCACAAGCGACGGCAAGATGTAGGCCCCCTTCGAAACTCAGATGGCTACTCAAAATCCTCGGTTCGAGCTTCTGATCGTTGCTGCCACCTTCTCTCATGGACTTACGAGTGTTCGGCAACTAAAAGTGCTGCTATGCTCTGCTCCGTAGAAGCATACTGCATGTGGCAGCGGCGTGCAGACGGCTATGGGATGGGGCTCTGGGACAAACTTAAAGATCTCTGCTTCACGAAGCTGGGTTTCGACGGCCATCACTGCCTATGGATGAGGAACATTTGCAAGAGTTGTATGAAACAGATTTCTAAAATATATGAGCATGTTTAATGAATAGTTGAACATAATACAAAAAGATTGTGCACGGTAATTTTCTTATATTTATAAATACTTTTTTAGAAATTATCTGAATATTTTGCTTAACGTATTACTTTCCACACTAAATCTTTTTCATAGATGGCAGAACATACTTTAAAGAATCCATTGGGTCATCATAATACATTTTTGTATTGAGCTAGTACCAACTAGACATCAAGCAGGGATGAAACAACAACCAATTCCAATCAATAATACAGATTTCCTATCCGACGGTTGTGAGTGAGTATAGAAGAAAAAACACATATGAAGTTCTAGTTctcaattattattatttttgcaaaaGAAAACATTGTCATTCAGTAAACATTTTGCAGATAGCGCTCACGGCTAACCAAAACCCCACCATCATTATCCTAGGCCATTAATCTGGACATAGGGCCCGCTCGTCAGCATCTATTATCTTCTCTCTCCCTCAGCCCCTTACTCTCAGTGGCATTCCATCGAACAACTCAGGTGCAGTGTCAACTTCGGTGGGCATGGGCGTCACCTAGGCCGTGGTGACCAAGAAGATCGAGACGAGGATGCATGCGCCAGATGGTGTCTTCATCATGGCTGAGGACTGCATGGATATCAAGGTAAGATGACGGTTTTGGGTCGCCTCGCATGTCGCCCGATGTGAGCTACGTGTGGGCCTTTCTGCTCTCGAAAGAAAGTATGGTCGGTTTACATAATTCATCGGACATGAACTAACAAAGATGGAAAAAGAGGAACGAAGGCAACATTACATATTGAGACTTGAGACAGAGGGCACTGATAGCTAGCAAAATGACGACGGCAGCACAACAGGTACTACCCACAGTCATGTTCATACGAAAATTGGCAGATCGGTTGGAATTCTAACTCTGAATGTCCGAGTGCAGTTTCAGACTTGCTGCAGTTCAGTCCCGAGTGACAAAATAAAGAACCAGACAACTCTTAGGCAACAAGCTAGTAGGGCCTAGCTAATGTACATACATGACCAAACTCACAAAGTGACAACTCCATACATAATGacagagaactactccctccgtttctaaatatttatctttttagagatttcaaatggttaccacatacggatgtatataaacatattttgaagtgtagtttcactcattttgctccgtatgtagtcacttgttgaaatctctaaaagacaaatatttaggaacggagggagtacataacaaggTGCTACAATGAAAGCTGAATAAAAATACAGTAAAGGGACAC is from Triticum aestivum cultivar Chinese Spring chromosome 1B, IWGSC CS RefSeq v2.1, whole genome shotgun sequence and encodes:
- the LOC123147031 gene encoding disease resistance protein Pik-2 produces the protein MAGVSIGTGAINSLLVKLTTLLSDKYKLLTGIRKQIDFLKRELGRMQILLETLAGMEKLDGPAKGWRDNVRDLSYDMEDCIDRFMDRLGNGGAKPKFMKRTARRLKTLWARHDIATQIKELKARVMEESERRGRYKLDENYYSATRTVEIDPWISTLHEEVKGLVAMDDRVKQVTALLMDESMELKVVPIVGSGGLGKTTLAMEVFRKVGKDFECRASVSVSRSIDLQTLLKDILSQIDDKGCQSEGWNINRLSRKTTQILNEKRYFIVVDDVWKEQDWKLVKAAFPENNNGSRIIATTRITGVANQCCSNSGGQPYQMVPLDDDASRKLFFKRIFSSDDPCPSELEEVSTRILRKCGGLPLAIVTFASLLANKTHKKKDEWERLQDSIGTGPSLDNDGNLKGMKDILLLSYWDLPHHLKTCLLYLCIYPEDYKINCEELKWKWMAEGFLDRRWGRLDEVAENCINELVNRNMIQPIDIYDNGIVKYCRVHDMVLDLIISLSDEENFATVLNGRVRNSCPRKIRRLSVQASGGKHQGAVCAVTETKLHVRSLTTFCPVEQIPHLVDFHALRVLDLFGCKRLENKHVKHIGSSRQLRYLRIGRSRFTELPGEIGKLQHLETLDLRHCYSLTRLPSTVAQLQKLVRLFVSNETQLRTSGFRSLQALEELRVHETDDPVRFAEEVNELGKCNLRYLYTNAEIAERLFCNPCLQVLKIWPQIGMVPKGMASLKNLVKLSIMVQKFDNEGLQVLMGMPSMAHLQLCVTGVIEKLTVGSNGFKLLKVLQFKYTSVLHPAFLLEPTNGLRLTFEPDAVAALRQLRLDLSAMWVVSDFFAYLGAEHFSGLAHLEVEFDCYRAAPAKVEALESSIEKAINLHSDCEIRVRRVNEHGMFKDEKEWEEAIAEDRKRVEKIELLSY